From the genome of Tsukamurella pulmonis:
GGGCGATGTCCTTCGGGTCGCGGCCGATGCGCTCGCAGGCGCGCGCGAGCACGCCGGCCTTGTGCCGGTAGGTCTCGAGGTCCACGAAGTAGTGCCACACCGAGGCGTACTGCGCGACCAGCGGCAGCGTCTTCTTCTCGCCGCCACCGCCGATGAGGATCGGGATGTCCCGGGTGGGAGCGGGATTGAGCTTGCTCCAGCGCTCGGTGATGCGCGGCAGCGCCGCGCCGAGGTCGTCGAGACGCGAGCCGGCGGTGCCGAACTCGTAGCCGTACTCGTCGTAGTCGCGCTGGAACCAACCGGAGCCGATCCCCAGGATCAGGCGCCCGTTCGAGATGTGGTCGACGGTGCGCGCCATGTCGGCGAGCAGGTCCGGGTTGCGGTAGCTGTTGCAGGTGACCAGCGCGCCGAACTCGATGCGGGAGGTCTGCTCCGCCCAGGCGGCGAGCATCGTCCAGCACTCGAGGTGCGTGCCGTCCGGGTCGCCGGAGAGCGGGAAGAAGTGGTCCCAGTTGTAGACCACGTCCACGCCCAGGTCCTCGAGCGTGGCGACGGCGTCGCGCAGCTGCTGGTACTCGGTGAAGTGCTGGGGCTGAAGTTGGACTCCGATGCGCATGCCGTCGACGCTACTCAGCGCTCCGCCGGCGCGCTGGCCGAACCGGGAAGCACCACCACGACCAGCGCGAACGCCGCGACGACGGCGACCGAGACCGCGACCACCAGCCCGGCCCACCCGAGCGCGGCGAAGGCGGCGCCGCCGGATGCCCCGAGCACCGACGAGCCGGCGTAGTAGCAGAACAGGTACCCGGAGGAGGCCTCGGCGCGGTGCTCGGTCGCGAGCAGGCCGACCCACCCGCTGGCGACGCTGTGCGCCGCGAAGAAGCCCGCGGTGAAGACCACCATGCCCGCGAGCACGGCGGGGGTCGAGTCCGGCAGCGTGACGAGCAGGCCGGCGCCCATCGTCGTGACGGAGCCGAGCAGCACGCGCCGTCGCCCGATCCGGTCGGCGAGCCGGCCGGCCCGCCCCGAGGACCAGGTGCCCGCGAGGTAGATGAGGAAGACCAGTCCCACCACGGCGGGCGCGAGTGCGAAGGGCTCGGCGAGCAGCCGGAAGCCGAGGAAGTTGTAGACGCTGACGAAGCCGCCCATCAGTAGGAAGGCGAGCACGAAGAGCGTCGCGAGCTCCGGCCGGCGCAGGTGACCGAGCATGCCGCGCACCGTGGTTCGCACCGAGACCGGGACGGGCTCGTGGAAGCGCGACGGGGGCAGGGTGCGGATCATCACGACGGTGAGCACGGCCGCGGCGATCGCGAACAGCTCCATGGCGCCGCGCCACGGCAGCACGTCGAGGCCGACGGCCGTCACCACGCGGCCGAGCAGCCCGCCGATGGTGGTGCCCGCGATGTAGCGGCCCATCGCTCCGCCGAGGTCGCGCCCGTCGACCTCCTCCGCGAGGTAGGCCATGGCCACCGCGGGGACGCCGGCCAGCGCGATCCCCTGCAGCGCGCGCAGGACGAGCAGCACGGGCAGCGTGGGCGCGAGCGGGATGAGCAGGCCGAGGACGACGGCGGCGACCGCGGACACCGTCATCACCCGGGTCCGGCCGAAGCGCTCCGAGAGCGCGCTGACGGGGATGATGGCGAGGGCGAGCAGGCCCGTGGTCACCGAGACCGCGAGCGCCGAGACCGCGGGGGCCGCGCCGAAGACGCGGGTCAGCTCCGGGAGCACCGCCTGCGTCGAGTACATCGAGCCGAAGGTGGTCAGGCCCGCCACGAACAGGGCCAGGGTGGTGCGACGGTACGCGGGCGTCCCCGCGCGCAGCGGCGCGGTCCGGGGGCTGTCGACGGTGGCGCTCATGGGTTCACCGTGCTCCCCGATCGTCGATGTGTGAAATGCATTGATCATCAAATCTTGATAGAAACAACGCATGACCGCAGATGGCAGGCCCGGATCGAGCGCCTCGGACGATCTCGTGCGGTTCATCACGCTGGCCGAGACCGCCCACATGACCGACGCCGCGGCCGCGCTGCGGATCACCCAGCCCACGCTCTCGCGCACCCTCGCGCGCCTGGAGGCGGACCTCGGTGCGCCCCTGTTCGACCGCCGGCACGGGCGCCTGGTGCTCAACGCGAGCGGCGAGATCTACCTCGACCACGCGCGGCGCGCGCACGCCGAGTTGGAGGCCGCCCGCGCGCAGATCGCCGACCTGCGGAGCCCGTCGCAGGGCACCATCCGGCTGTCGTTCCTGCACTCCTTCGGGGTCGCGCTCGTGCCGCGACTGGTCTCCGGGTTCCGCGAGCGCGAGCCGCGGGTGAGCTTCGCGCTCTCGCAGTTCGCCGCCGGCACCGTGACCGAGCGGGTCCTCGCCGACGAGGCGGACCTCGCCATCGTCTCGCCGCGGCCGGCCACGAGCGCCGTCGCCTTCGGCCTGCTCGCCGTGCAACGGCTGGCCCTCGCGGTGCCCGCCGGGCATCCGCTGGCGGGCCGGGCGTCCGTGCACCTGTCGGAGGCCGCGGACGCGGACTTCATCACGATGCACCCCGAGTTCGGCCTGCGTCGCATCCTCGAGGAGCGCTGCGCCGCTGCGGGTTTCCGACCGCGGATCGCCTTCGAATCGTCCGAGTCGTTCACCGTCGCGGGCCTCGTGGCGGCGGGGCTCGGGGTCGCGCTGCTACCCGTCGACCAGGATCCGCTCTGGCCACCCGGAATGGTGCTGGTCCCCATGTCGGGGCCGGCGCCCACGCGGGAGGTGGGGCTCATCTGGCGCCCCGACACGGCGCTCCCCCGCGCGGTGCGCGCCTTCCGGGATTACGCGCTCGCGCAGGCGGAGTGACCGCTCACCGTCGAACCGCGACGGCGAAGATGCGGCGGAACGGGAGCACCGTCCCGAAATCCTGTGGCGGATAGGCGATGTTCAGCTCCGCCTTGTACCGGGTGACGAAGTCCTCGCGCTCGGCACCGTGGAGCCGCGCGAGCACGGGCCGGGCGCCGGTGCCGGAGATCCACTCGAAGACCGCATCCTCGCCCTGCAGCACGTGCAGGTAGGTGCTCTCCCAGACGTCCACCTCCCACCCCGGTCGCAGCAGCGCCGCAAGGTATTCGGCCGGGGCGCGGACGTCGATGCGGCGGAAGTCGGTGACGCCGTGCTCCGCCGCCAGGCGCCACAGCAGCGCGTGCGAGGGGGCGTCCTGATTGCCCGGCACCTGGAACGCGAAGGCGTGGGCGGCACCGTCGGCGGCGGCGGGCAGCAGATCGATGTGCCGGTCGACCCACTGGTACATCGCGTTGGAGACGATCACGTCGGGCCGCTCGCCCGCGGGACGCCAGGCGGCGGCGTCGCCGATCTCGAAGCTCGTGCGCGGGTCGGCGACCTCGGCGCGGGCGCGCTCGATCATCTCCGCGCTGGAGTCGACGCCGTGGATCGTCGCCTCCGGCCAGCGGGCGCGCAGGGGCGCGACGTCGTTGCCCGGGCCGCAGCCCAGATCGACGACGGTGCGGGCCCCGCCGGGGATGCGCGCGAGCAGATCGAGGAACGGTCGCGTGCGCTCGTCGCCGAAACGGAGGTACTGGGATGGATCCCATCGGGACGAAGTCATACAATCATCCAATCAATTCCGGAGGAGAGGTGGACAGTGACCGAAACCGCGACGAGTGCGCCGCACGTGTTGAACATCGACCACGTGGACCTGATCCGCACCGGCCGTGCCCTCCTCGACGACGTCTCCCTCACCGTACGCCGAGGCGAGCACTGGGTACTCCTGGGCGCGAACGGCGCCGGCAAGTCCACGCTGCTGGGGCTGTGCGGCGCCGTCACCCACCCCACCCGCAGCACCGTCGACGTGCTGGGCAAGCGCCTCGGCCGGGTGGACATGCGCGAGCTGCGCACCCACATCGGGCACGTCAACCCGCGGCACCGCCTGGACGAGCCGCTGACGGTGCGCGACGTGGTGATCACGGGCGTGACCAACACGCCGGAGTTCCCGCCCCGCTGGGCGCCCACCGAGGCGCAGCGCTCCCGCGCGGAGGCGCTCGTCGAGACCCTCGGGATGTCGCGCCACATCGAATCGCGGTGGCCGACACTCTCGCAGGGCGAGCGCGGGCGCGCCCTCATCGCGCGCGCCCTGATGGGCGACCCCGCCCTGCTCCTGCTCGACGAGCCGGCGACGGGGCTCGATCTCGCCGCCCGCGAGCGCCTGCTGACCACGGTCGACGGTGCGCGGCGCGCCCACCCCGAGCTCGCCTCGATCCTCGTGACCCATCACCTCGAGGAGATCCCGACCACCACCACGCACGCTGTCCTCATCCGGGACGGGCGCATCACGGCGGCGGGGGCGGTCGACGACGTGCTCACCACCGAGGCGATCAGCCACGCCTTCGATCACCCGATCAGCATCACCCGGCAGGACGGCCGCTGGACGGCGCGGTCGTAGGCCGCACCGGTGCCGCGGTTCCGCCGCCCCGTCCTCAGAAGGGCGGGGGCGACAGCGGCGCTGTGGCGTCGTAGGTTTCGCCCGCGGCTTCGGCGGCGGCGCGTTCGCGTTCCCGGGCCCGGGCCTCGGCGTCCGCCCTCCGCCGGTCGCGGCGTTCGTGGCGCAACAGCCTGTTCCGAGCGCGGAGGGCACGACGGGCCTTGGCACGGCGCTTGGCGGCGGACGCCAGGCCGTCGGGGTTCTTCGGTGCCGCCGGGCCGGGGTCGGGGGCGTCCCAGATGATCCGTTCGAGTCCGGGCAGCAGCGCCCGGGACGCGCCGGGCGGGACGGTGTGGATTCCACCGGCGGGGTGCCGCCACTCGACGGTGCCGTCAGGGAGAACGTCGGAGATCCAGCCGGTCTCCGTCTTGATGCGGTGATGGAAGCCGCACAGGGGCACCAGGTTTCCGGGTGCGTCGCGGCCGGCCACGGTGGTCGCCCCGCCCTGAGAGGGATCGTCGTGGTCGTACTCGGCGACGTGGTCGGCCTGGCAGCGATCCGCCGGCGTGCTGCAGCCGGGGAAGACGCAGGTGGGGTAGGTCAGGCGCATGACCAGCAGTTGGTACCAGGTGGGCCGGTACCCGCCGGCGCCGCGGACATGGACCGCACCGGTGGCGGGGTCGCGGCGGCCGAGGACCCGCCACTGCGTCCGGGCACGGGCGATCATATCGCGCGCCCGCTCGACGGCGACCGGGCCGGTGATCCCGGGCTCCGCCGTGAGGATCACCGCGCCGCCACCGCCGCGATCCACGTCGTGCGCCGCGGTCGCGGGCTCGGATGCGGGGTCGGGTGCGGGTGCGGGGTCGGGTGCGGGCTCGGCCTTGTGCGCGGGCCCGGCCTTGTGCGCGGGATCGGGGAGGTGCGCGGGACCGGGCAGGTCGGTTTCGTTGAGGACGATCACCGCCAGGGCGGCGATCTCCTGCGACGCTGCGCCGCTGCGGGGCCGGGCCTCCCGCAGCTCGCACGACTCCGCGCCGCACCGACAGCCGAGCGTCTCGTAGCCCTCGGCGAGAGCGACGAGTGCGGCGACCTGCCGCTGCCCCAGCGTGCGGCCGTCGGCCCGGCACACCGACTGGGCGACCGGAGTCACGGCGGCTGCCAGGCGCAGTGCCTGATCCGTCGGCATTACGGCCTCGAGATCGACCAGACCGTCGGCGCGCGCGTGGAACTCGATCCGCTCACGCGGCTCCGACGGCGGCGTCTCGCGTGCGGCCGCGGGATCGAGCCCGACGAGGACCGACTTCGCCGCGTCCGCGACTGCCCGCACCGTGAGCGACTGCCCACTGCGGGCCGTGAGCCAGCCGGTGATCCGCTCGTCGAAGGCTCGCACGATCCGCTCGTCCAGAACCGCCGCCGACGACCGCAGCACCTCGCGCACCAGCGTCGGACTGACGGCACCGGTGGCGAACAGATCGAACAGACGCGGGCAGCGTTCCCGTAGATCCAGCCCGCGATGCACCGCCGAGCCCGCGGCCGTGCGGCCGGTGCCCAGCGCGGCACCGACCTCCGCGACCAACTCGTCCCAGTCGTCGACGAAGCGGCGGGAGGATTCCGCACGCACCTGCCGCGCGTCGTCCCGCAGCTGGTAGAGCCTGGTCAGCACTGCCGACCGCTCCGCCTCCAACCGGTTCTGCTCCACCGTCAGACCCCGAAGGCGCGCCACGGCGCCCGCCGCGCTCAACCCGGACACCGCACCGTCGAACACCGGGGGCAGCGGCGTGGACACCCGCCGGCCCAGAGTGAATGCGTCGTCCGAGTAGCTCATGCTTTCCATTTTATGGAGAGAAATCGAACGATGATAGGTCTTGACACCGTCTTTCTACGGTGACATCGCAACCTGATGATTCTTGTCAGTGGCCTGCGGTTGACTGGAGCCGTACCCGACCCCGTCAGGAGTTCTTCATGCCGTTCATGGCACCCCCGGCCGAGACGGAGCGCGCCGGCCTTCGCGGCTTCCTCACCCAGCAGCTCGACGGCCTGCGCCACACCGCCTTCGGCCTCACCGAGGAGCAGATCCGACTCGCACCCACCCGCAGCACGCTCAGCATCGGCGGGCTGCTCAAGCACGTCGCGCTCACCGTGGACGCCTGGTCCGCGCGTGCCGAGGCGGCACCGGAAGCGTTCCACGATCCGCGGCTCGACGCGATGGCCGAGGGCGACGACTTCCTGCTCGGCGCGGACGAGACGCTCGCGTCGCTGCTCGCCGCCCACGACGCCGCCGCGGCGCGCGTGCTCGCCGTCGCGGACTCGGCCGATCTCGACGCGGTGGCCCCCACGCGGCCGGCGCCGTGGTTCCCCGAAGGCTTCACGGGGTGGACGGTGCGCTGGATACTGCTGCACGTCATCGAGGAGGTCGCCCGCCACGCCGGCCACGCCGACATCATCCGCGAGCAGATCGACGGCGCCACCGGTCATCCGCTCATCGCCGCCGCGGAGGGACTGGGCGACCTGGGCTACGTCCGGCCCTGGACGCCGCCCGCGTGATTTCCGGTTGACTTCGAGTGCGCTCGAAGGCCTAGCGTTGCTCACGTGGTCGCACACACCGATGAACTCGCCGCCATCGTCCGCTCGCGCGGGCCGTTGCCCAACGCCGCCGCGATCCTCGCGGGGCCCGCACAGGAGGGACCGCTCACCGTCGCCGAACTGGCGGAGCTGGTGGGCATCACCGGCCACACGCTGCGCTACTACGAACGGATCGGACTCGTCACCGTCGACCGGGACGGCGCCGGGCACCGCCGGTACGGGCCCGAGGCGATCGCCCGCGTCATCTTCCTGACGCGGCTGCGCCTCTCGGGCATGCCGATCGCCGACATCACCGAGTACGTGCACCTCGTCGACGGCGGGGAGGCCACCGTGCCGGCCCGGCTCGCGCTGCTCACGGCGCACCGCGCGCGGACCGTCGCGCAGATCGAGGAACTGCAGTACTCGCTCGCGGTGATCGACTACAAGATCGCCACCTACGGCGGCGAGCTCGGCACCTGCGCCGGCGAGACCGCCGACGCCTTCGAATCCCACTCCCAGGAGGACTGACATGCTCCCCACCCGCACCCTCGGTGACCTGCGCGTCTCCGCCCTCGGCCTCGGCTGCATGGGCATGAGCCACGCCTACGGCACCCCCGACCTCGACGAGTCCCGCGCCACCCTGGACGCGGCGCTCGACGCCGGCGTCACGCTCTTCGACACCGCCGACATGTACGGCAACGGCGCCAACGAGGAGTTCCTCGGCCCGTTCGTGCGGGCGAATCGCGAGCGGATCGTGCTCGCCACCAAGTTCGGCTTCGTCAACGACGAGAACCAGCGGCCGATCGGCATCGACGGTCGTCCGGAGCGCGTCGCGGGTTGTGTCGACGCCTCGCTGCGCCGGCTCGGCGTGGACGTGATCGATCTGTACTACCTGCACCGCGTCGACCCGCAGGTCCCCGTCGAGGAGACCGTGGGCGCGATGGCGGAGCAGGTCGCGGCCGGGAAGGTGCGGGCGCTGGGCCTGTCGGAGGCGAGGGCCGACGACATCCGGCGGGCCGCCGCCGTGCACCCGATCGCGGCGCTGCAGTCCGAGTTCTCGATCTTCACCCGGGACGTCGAAGACGGTCCGCTGCAGGCCGCCCGCGAGGTCGGCGCCGGCCTGGTGCCCTTCAGCCCGCTCGGCCGGGGCCTGCTCACCGCCGACCGCAAGGCCGTGGCGGCGGCGTTGGACGGGAACGACTTCCGGAACTCGATCCCCCGCTGGCAGGGCGAGAACCTGGAGGCGAACCTGCGGCTCGTCGACCGGATCGACGCCGTCGCGGCCGAGCTCTCGTCGTCCGGTTCGACGGTGACCGCCGCCCAGGTCGCGCTCGCGTGGGTGCTGGCGCAGGGGGACGACATCGTCCCGATCCCCGGCACCACGCGCCGCAAGCACCTCGCGGACAACCTCGGCGCCGCGGACGTCACGCTCAGCGGGGCGCAGCTCGCCGAACTGACGGAGCTCTCCGCCGTCGGCAGTCGCCTGCCGCAGCGCACGCTGCAGCAGCGCTGATCAGCGCGCGAACCAACCGTCCGACAAGGCGCCACCAAGGGTTTCGGTTGATCGTGGATGTCAGCAGGGAGGTGCCCTGCGGGAATCCGGGAGAGGCCGATGCATCCACACGTGATGAAGGAGACGCAGCGCGCGACGGGACAGATCGTGCTTCACTGCCGGCGCGGCCGGCAGGGCTTCTGGCAGCGGTTTGACACCGTCGATCGGATCGTCGACTTCTTCTGGACCCGCAACCCGCTCGACCTGATCCCCTGGCTGGAATTCAACGGCCCGGAGGTCTGGGCCACCGTGGACGGCCTGGTCAAGCAGTGGCCGGTGATGACGATGTGGCGAACGAACACGCTGACGGTGGAGGCGGGCGATCGACTGCTGCGCGTTGCCTGTAACACGGACAAGGCCACCTTCACCTGGCTCTACCTGCCCGTGCGCGTGCTCCCGGGGCAGACGGTGACCGTCTACTACACCGCGCCGCGCGCGAAGGGCGTACCCGCCACACTCGGCTTCGCGCCGTCCTGACGCGCCGCTGCTCAGCCGGCGCGACCGGCGAGGCCCGCAAGCTGGTCCCGCCACCACTGCGCGAACCGGAGCGAGAAGACGGGGAGCGGGAAGCCGTGCCGCGCCGCGTTCTCCGGCGGGATGGTGTCCCAGCCGAAGTGCTGGACCGTCACGCGGGTGGACGGCGGTTCGGCCTGCACCGCGGCGAAGGACACGTGCAGCTCGGTGTCCTGGTCCGGCGTGAATCCGGCTTGGCGCCAGCCGATCACGAAGCCGTGCGGCGGGTCCCAGGCGTGCACGGTGCCGATCACGAACTCGGTGCCGTCGTCGTACCGCTCCACCAGCCGGCCGGACGGCCCGGTCTCGAAGACCATCGTGCCGGTGCGGCCGCGGGTGAATTGGAACAGCCCGTTGTGCACCCACCAGTCGTCGATCCGGTCGGTGAAGGTCGCGAAGGCCCGCTCCGGCGTCGCGGGCACGCGGAGCGCGACCAGCACACGAGAGGCGTCGGGCGGCGTCACGATTCCTCCGCGAGCAGATCCTGGAAGGCCGTGAGCTGCTGCGCCCAGCCGCGTTCGGCGGCCTCGAGCCAGCCGCGCAGCTCGGCCATCGGCGCCGAGCGCAGCGTGTAGATCCGCACGCGCGCATCGTGCGCGGGGTGCTCCTCGGTCACCAGCCCGGACGTGCGCAGCACGCGCAGGTGCTTGCTCAGCGTCGACGGGCTGGCCCCGGTCTCCTCCGCGAGTTCCCCCGGCCGGCGGGGCCCGTCCGCGAGGAGTTCGACGACGCGGCGCCGCACCGGATCCGACAGCGCGGCGAGGGTCGCGTCCAGCTGGGGCGCCGTCACGACCAGTTCTTCGCCCGGATCGACGTACCGATGGCGGCCTCCGCCTCGGATCGACTGACGTCACGGAGGTGCTGCGCGAAGGTCCACACGTGGCCGTCGAGGTCGGCCGCCCGGTAGGTGCGGTCGCCGTAGAACTGGTCCTCCGGCTCCTGGACGATCGTCGCACCGGCGGCGCGCGCCCGTTCGCAATGCGCGTCGATGTCGCCGTCGAGTTGGATGTGGAGCGACTGGGTGTTCACGCCGCCGACGCTGGCGGGGCTCCTCGCGGAGTCGCTCCACTCCGAGCCGACCATGATCCGACCGCCGCCGCAGTCCATCTCGTAGTGGCCCATCGTCGGCTGGTCCGGCGGCGGATCGATCGCCATCGTCGTCTCGAACGCGAACGCCTTCTCGAGCCACTCCAGGGCGGTCGGGGCGTCACGGTAGATCACTGCTGCTGCGAGGTTGTTGTCATCCATACCTCGCAATTATTTCCCATTTTGGAAAATAGTCAAGCCCTCGCGGCCGCCCGATCGGGAGCGGTCCACCGCGCGACTGCGGCCAGGACGGCCGCGGCGACCAGGACGCCGCCCGCGGTGAGGAAGGCGGCGTCGTAGCCGTCCCCGAGCATCGGCGCGACGACCAGCGGGCCCACGATCTGACCGATGCCGTAGGCCGCGGTGAGCACGGCGGCGGACCGCGGGATGCCGATCCGCGCGCCCGCCTCCATCGACAGCATCACCGCGCCGATGAAGGTGCCGCCGAACAGCACCGCCGAGACGGCGGCGGCCGCGGGTCCGCGGACCAGGGCGGGCAGCACCGCGGAGACGACCTGCAGCAGCAGCGCGATCACCAGCAGGCTCTCGGCGGAGCGGAACCGGCGCAGGCGCGCCCAGAGCAGCGGCGAGATCGCGGCGGCGAGGCCGACGATCACCCACGCCGCCGGGCCCTCCCAGGACTCGCCGCCCGCCGCGACCGCGGCCACCAGGAACGTGCCGAGCACGATGTAGCCGACGCCCTCGAGGAAGTAGCTGGTCCCGAGCGCCCAGCCGGCGATGCCGGGCCGGGGCGGGGCGGCACCGTCGGAGCGCGGCGCGGCGGTCGCGGCACCGGGCGGGAGCCGCCACGCGAAGAGGCCGAACAGCGCCGTCGCCAGGGCGGACACCCACCACAGGGCGCGCCAGCCCACCACCTCGCCCAGCCCGACCACGAGCAGTCCCGACGCGGCGATGCCGACGCCGACGCCGCAGAAGGCGATCCCGGCGGCGGCGGTCCCCGCGACCGCGTTCGCGCAGTAGACGAAGACCACCGCGCTGGCGAGCCCCGCGATCAGGCGCACCACCGACCACAGCGGCACGTTCACGGCGAGCACCATCGCGACCTCGCTGGCGACCAGCGCGAGCAGCGAGGCCCGCAGCAACAGCGTGCTGCGGGCCAGGCGCGGCCAGATCGCGAGCGCCAGCGCGCCGAGGAAGTAGCCGAGGTAGTTGAACGTGGCGACGATCGCGGTGGAGCTCGGCGACATGCCGGTCTGCTCCTGCATGAGCGGGAGGATCGGCGTGTAGACGAACCGCCCCAATCCCATCGCGGCCGCGAGCCCGGCCAGTGCACCGAAACCGAGCTGCCGCGTAGTCACTACGCGATTCTAACGAGCCGCCTCGCGCTGCTTCGCGGGGAGGAGCAGGGAGATGGCGAAGGCCGCCGCCACCAGGCCGGCGCTGACCAGCAGGGCCGCGCGGTAGCCGGGGAACACGCCGCCGTCGCCGCCCAGCGCCGCGGCGACGGTGACCAGGATCGCCAGGCCCAGGGCCCCGCCGACCTGGCGGAAGGTGTTGAGCACGCCCGAGACCATGCCCGCCGCCGACGGTGCGACCGCCGCCGTCGCGATGTTCGGCAGCGGCAGGAAGACCAGGCCGATGCCCACCGAGGTCACCAGCGACGGGAGCAGCACCGCGGTGAGGAAGTCGCCGTCGGCCGGCAACGGTGCGAACAGCAGGAATCCGACGGTGGCCAGCGCCGTGCCGATCGCCACCACGGCGCGGGCGCCGATCTTCGATACCAGGCGCGTTGCGAGCTGCACCGCGACGATGATGCCGAAGGAGAAGGGCAGGAACATCAGTCCGGTCTTGGTGGCCGAATAGCCCAGGCCCATCTGCAGATACAGCGAGACGAAGTAGAACGCACCGAACT
Proteins encoded in this window:
- a CDS encoding YbfB/YjiJ family MFS transporter — its product is MTTRQLGFGALAGLAAAMGLGRFVYTPILPLMQEQTGMSPSSTAIVATFNYLGYFLGALALAIWPRLARSTLLLRASLLALVASEVAMVLAVNVPLWSVVRLIAGLASAVVFVYCANAVAGTAAAGIAFCGVGVGIAASGLLVVGLGEVVGWRALWWVSALATALFGLFAWRLPPGAATAAPRSDGAAPPRPGIAGWALGTSYFLEGVGYIVLGTFLVAAVAAGGESWEGPAAWVIVGLAAAISPLLWARLRRFRSAESLLVIALLLQVVSAVLPALVRGPAAAAVSAVLFGGTFIGAVMLSMEAGARIGIPRSAAVLTAAYGIGQIVGPLVVAPMLGDGYDAAFLTAGGVLVAAAVLAAVARWTAPDRAAARA